A genomic segment from Aegilops tauschii subsp. strangulata cultivar AL8/78 chromosome 1, Aet v6.0, whole genome shotgun sequence encodes:
- the LOC141037844 gene encoding uncharacterized protein, producing the protein MPTFALMVLRIPKKLLKEIDKCRHRFLWKQDEELTGDNCKVSWPVVCAPTSRGGLGITDLDRFSHALRLRWLWISWADPRRPWVGTTPPCNDEDKAPFAAATMITIGDGSIALFWHSSWIGPNTLASAYPAFFSHSKRKNRTIRDALRDDTWIEDLRHGDTQPLLQQFIELNHLIIAAAPELREGESDIIRWNQEAKGKYTSSSAYAMQFQRWL; encoded by the coding sequence ATGCCAACTTTTGCGCTCATGGTACTAAGAATTCCAAAGAAGCTACTAAAAGAAATCGACAAGTGCAGACATCGGTTCTTATGGAAACAAGACGAAGAATTAACAGGGGACAACTGCAAGGTGAGCTGGCCGGTGGTGTGCGCGCCCACCTCTCGAGGGGGCCTGGGCATTACAGACCTGGATCGCTTCAGCCACGCCTTGAGGCTGCGCTGGCTCTGGATTAGCTGGGCAGACCCGAGGCGCCCGTGGGTGGGCACGACGCCACCATGCAACGACGAAGACAAAGCTCCGTTTGCGGCTGCGACGATGATCACAATTGGAGATGGCTCAATAGCTCTGTTCTGGCACTCCTCTTGGATTGGCCCAAACACGCTCGCCTCTGCCTACCCAGCCTTCTTCAGCCACTCCAAGCGCAAGAACAGGACAATACGAGACGCACTCAGAGATGACACTTGGATTGAGGATCTGAGACATGGTGACACCCAGCCTCTGCTGCAACAGTTCATCGAGCTCAATCATTTGATCATCGCCGCTGCCCCGGAGCTCCGGGAAGGAGAAAGCGATATAATACGATGGAACCAGGAGGCAAAAGGAAAGTACACATCCAGCTCGGCCTATGCTATGCAGTTCCAGCGATGGCTCTAG
- the LOC109760239 gene encoding malvidin galactosylase UGT88C3 → MANPTIVLLPVWGAGHFMPMLQAGKQLLASSSRPLSLTVLLMPAPTAQSASDISDHIRREEGAGAVDIRFHHLPDVKLPTDHSGVEEFISRAVQLHVPHLRAAIIGLTSPVAALVVDIFCTPALDVSRELAVPAYVYFTSSAAMLSLLLRSPALDDEVVVEFEEMEGALDLPGLPPVPPSVLPGTLLERKSPTYKWFVYTGRRYVEASGIIVNTAAELEPRVLAAIAEGRCTRGARAPGVYPIGPVLALTPPAHAEAEEQPHECLRWLDAQPPASVLFLCFGSKGFLPKPQAHEIARGLERSGHRFLWVLRGLPVDISRGAQDPSDANLAELLPEGFLGETKERGLVWPKRAPQKEILAHASVGGFVTHCGWNSILESLWFGVPMLPWPLGAEQHFNAFTLVCDMGVAVPLKVDRKRDNFVEAAELERAVRSLMGGGEEGRKAKEKAMEMMVVCRKAVDHGGSSCASVKRLSEDLLGGAVVLPNV, encoded by the coding sequence ATGGCGAATCCGACCATCGTGCTACTGCCGGTCTGGGGCGCCGGCCACTTCATGCCCATGCTACAGGCCGGGAAGCAGCTGCTAGCCAGCAGCAGCCGGCCCCTGTCGCTCACGGTGCTCCTCATGCCGGCGCCGACAGCGCAGTCTGCGTCCGACATCTCCGACCACATACGCCGGGAGGAAGGGGCAGGCGCCGTGGACATCCGCTTCCACCATCTCCCGGACGTCAAGCTGCCGACGGACCACTCGGGCGTCGAGGAGTTCATCTCCCGCGCAGTGCAGCTCCACGTGCCCCATCTCCGCGCAGCTATAATTGGCTTGACCTCTCCGGTGGCCGCGCTCGTCGTCGACATATTCTGCACGCCGGCGCTAGACGTGTCCCGTGAGCTCGCCGTGCCGGCGTACGTGTACTTTACCTCCAGCGCTGCGATGCTGTCGCTCCTCTTGCGCTCGCCCGCTCTGGATGACGAGGTGGTTGTTGAGTTCGAGGAGATGGAAGGTGCTCTCGACTTGCCCGGCCTCCCGCCGGTGCCGCCGTCCGTCCTCCCGGGGACCTTGCTGGAACGGAAGAGTCCGACCTACAAGTGGTTCGTGTACACCGGCAGGCGCTACGTGGAAGCCAGCGGCATCATCGTCAACACGGCAGCCGAGCTGGAGCCTCGCGTCCTTGCAGCCATCGCTGAAGGTCGGTGCACACGTGGAGCCCGCGCCCCGGGCGTGTACCCGATCGGCCCAGTGCTGGCGCTGACGCCACCCGCTCACGCCGAGGCTGAGGAGCAGCCGCACGAGTGCCTGCGGTGGCTCGACGCGCAGCCTCCGGCGTCCGTGCTGTTCCTCTGCTTCGGGAGCAAAGGATTCCTGCCCAAGCCGCAGGCGCACGAGATAGCGCGGGGCCTGGAGCGCAGCGGCCACCGCTTCCTGTGGGTGCTCCGTGGGCTGCCGGTGGACATCTCGCGCGGCGCACAAGACCCCAGCGACGCGAACCTGGCGGAGCTTCTCCCGGAGGGTTTCTTGGGGGAGACAAAGGAAAGAGGGCTCGTGTGGCCCAAGAGGGCGCCGCAGAAGGAGATACTGGCGCACGCCTCCGTGGGGGGCTTCGTCACCCACTGCGGCTGGAACTCCATTCTGGAGAGTCTGTGGTTCGGCGTGCCGATGCTGCCATGGCCGCTGGGCGCGGAGCAGCATTTCAACGCCTTCACGTTGGTCTGCGACATGGGCGTGGCCGTGCCGCTGAAGGTGGACAGGAAACGGGACAACTTCGTGGAGGCGGCGGAGCTGGAGCGAGCGGTGAGGTCCCTGATGGGCGGTGGCGAGGAAGGGAGGAAGGCGAAGGAGAAGGCCATGGAAATGATGGTGGTGTGCCGCAAGGCAGTGGACCATGGTGGGTCCTCTTGCGCTTCGGTGAAGAGGTTGTCCGAGGATCTCCTCGGAGGAGCGGTGGTGTTGCCCAACGTGTGa